A genomic stretch from Cloacibacterium caeni includes:
- the tilS gene encoding tRNA lysidine(34) synthetase TilS: MLDFNNFKENLEVLGEDIFSKKFLLAVSGGADSMVLSHLFRFFDSAQNDKGLEFQVAHVNYHFRGEDSNLDQKIVEDFCKKNDIKFHLKDVSEQEKTQMKSLQNWARELRYDFFFKILEEENLDYVVTAHHLNDELETFFINLSRGSGIKGLSGIPKNENSILRPLLKFTKAEIYAFAEENHIDFREDKSNEKNDYLRNKIRNQLTPKILEIFPNFLEQFGESLSYLSSVNDFYQNEIEKTFQEILMEENEEGFTLNKEILFQKPKVLIIEIIRKLGFTGIEIEKIMNAENGKFFRSNNHEISIKRKEIVCTKRKK; encoded by the coding sequence TTGTTAGATTTTAACAATTTTAAGGAAAATTTAGAAGTTTTAGGAGAAGACATTTTTTCTAAAAAATTTCTTTTGGCTGTTTCGGGTGGTGCAGATTCTATGGTGCTTTCGCACTTGTTTAGATTTTTCGACTCCGCTCAAAATGACAAAGGCCTAGAGTTTCAAGTAGCTCATGTAAACTATCATTTCAGAGGAGAAGATTCTAATCTTGATCAAAAAATTGTTGAAGATTTTTGCAAAAAAAATGACATCAAATTTCATCTAAAAGACGTTTCAGAACAAGAAAAAACTCAGATGAAATCCCTTCAAAATTGGGCTAGAGAATTGAGATATGATTTCTTTTTCAAAATTTTAGAAGAAGAAAATCTGGATTATGTTGTTACAGCTCATCATCTCAATGATGAGTTGGAAACCTTTTTCATCAATCTATCTCGAGGTTCGGGAATTAAAGGATTAAGCGGAATTCCTAAAAATGAAAACAGCATTCTTCGTCCGCTTCTGAAATTCACCAAAGCAGAAATTTATGCTTTCGCAGAAGAAAACCACATTGATTTCAGAGAAGATAAATCCAATGAAAAAAACGATTATCTTAGAAATAAAATCCGCAATCAACTCACCCCAAAAATTCTGGAAATTTTTCCTAATTTTTTAGAACAATTTGGTGAAAGTTTGTCTTATTTAAGTTCGGTTAATGATTTTTATCAAAACGAAATCGAAAAAACATTTCAAGAAATTTTAATGGAAGAAAATGAAGAAGGATTTACCTTGAACAAAGAAATTTTATTCCAAAAACCGAAAGTCCTCATCATTGAAATCATTAGAAAACTCGGTTTCACAGGCATTGAGATTGAAAAAATCATGAATGCTGAAAACGGTAAATTTTTCCGAAGCAATAATCATGAAATTTCTATAAAAAGAAAAGAAATTGTTTGCACCAAAAGAAAAAAATGA
- a CDS encoding protein-disulfide reductase DsbD family protein: MKKFLLLLFIAVTSLFSAQIQKHVTIKYDVKSLPNNEYEAVITANIDKGWHIYSKDIDPESGAIPTELKLNSKDIQLIGKPVETGSRKTEFSEAFGTDLIFLSGNVTIKQKFKLKNPEKPANVIAEFTYQTCDDRVCLAPESLEFEKTIAGSAVVKTEENKEAVQNVDSLQSVAATIPVTTENTEIAPQQEGLKVSSLDFENPLTDCGVAKEKKSENYLTYLFLGFLGGLIALLTPCVFPMIPLTVSFFTKGQKDKAKGKRDAFIYGFFILLIFVLLSVPFHIIDGIAGNIFNQISTSVSLNIVFFLIFLFFAGSFFGYYDITLPSSIANKSSKAEEAGGIIGIFFMALTLVIVSFSCTGPILGSLLGSAVTGSANVPMLLTFALAGFGLSWAIVFGLLALFPQALQSLPKSGGWMNTVKVVLGFVELALALKFLSKADLVSKTFYLKRELFIAIWIIITIGLVLYLFGKIRFPHDDKNQKISVTRKIFGVLGIGFLVYLVQGLVPAERPKLQMLSGILPPINVSYLHDEKDGILGMHPEHDYFKAIALAKKENKPVLIDFTGYGCENCRKMEEFVWSEPDILPTLQNEVILASLYVDDKEELPEAEQTKVDLGNGQMKRIKTIGDKWSMFQQVNFNNNSQPHYVLVTPEGKVINTPVSGYMPKEDFKKFLECGIEFYKKQK; the protein is encoded by the coding sequence ATGAAGAAGTTTTTGCTTTTACTTTTTATCGCTGTTACCTCATTGTTCTCTGCGCAAATTCAGAAACACGTCACGATAAAATACGATGTAAAATCACTCCCAAATAACGAATACGAAGCAGTAATTACCGCTAATATTGACAAAGGATGGCATATTTACTCTAAAGATATCGACCCAGAATCTGGAGCTATTCCCACAGAACTGAAGCTGAATTCTAAAGACATTCAACTGATTGGAAAACCTGTAGAAACAGGTAGCAGAAAAACCGAATTTTCTGAAGCTTTCGGCACAGATTTGATTTTCTTATCTGGAAATGTAACCATTAAGCAAAAATTTAAACTCAAAAACCCAGAAAAACCAGCCAATGTAATTGCAGAGTTTACCTATCAAACTTGTGATGACAGAGTTTGTCTTGCTCCTGAATCTTTAGAATTTGAAAAAACGATAGCAGGTTCAGCAGTTGTAAAAACTGAGGAAAACAAAGAAGCGGTACAAAATGTAGATTCTTTACAATCTGTAGCTGCAACTATTCCTGTAACAACTGAAAATACAGAAATCGCTCCTCAACAAGAAGGTTTAAAGGTTTCTTCATTGGATTTCGAAAATCCTTTAACAGACTGTGGCGTAGCTAAAGAGAAAAAATCTGAAAACTACCTTACTTATTTATTTTTAGGATTTTTAGGTGGATTAATCGCTTTGTTAACGCCTTGCGTTTTCCCAATGATTCCATTGACCGTTTCATTCTTTACCAAAGGGCAAAAAGACAAAGCAAAAGGAAAAAGAGACGCTTTCATTTACGGGTTTTTCATTCTATTAATCTTCGTTTTATTGAGCGTTCCGTTTCACATTATTGATGGAATTGCAGGAAACATTTTCAATCAAATTTCCACATCAGTTAGCTTAAATATTGTATTTTTCTTGATATTCTTATTCTTCGCAGGAAGTTTCTTCGGATATTATGATATTACATTACCAAGTTCTATAGCCAATAAATCTTCAAAAGCAGAAGAAGCAGGAGGAATCATCGGGATTTTCTTTATGGCTTTAACCTTGGTCATTGTTTCATTCTCATGTACTGGACCAATTTTAGGAAGTTTATTAGGAAGCGCTGTTACAGGTTCTGCAAACGTTCCGATGCTATTAACCTTCGCTTTAGCAGGATTTGGTTTAAGCTGGGCAATAGTTTTCGGATTATTGGCATTATTTCCACAAGCATTACAAAGTTTGCCAAAATCTGGCGGCTGGATGAATACTGTAAAAGTAGTTCTCGGTTTTGTAGAATTAGCTTTGGCCTTAAAATTCTTATCCAAAGCAGATTTGGTATCCAAAACATTCTACCTAAAACGTGAGCTTTTCATCGCGATTTGGATTATCATTACCATCGGTTTAGTGCTTTATTTATTTGGAAAAATTAGATTTCCGCACGATGATAAAAACCAAAAAATTTCTGTCACTCGAAAAATCTTTGGAGTTTTAGGAATTGGATTTTTAGTATATTTAGTTCAAGGATTAGTTCCTGCAGAAAGACCAAAACTACAGATGCTTTCAGGAATTTTGCCTCCAATTAATGTGAGTTATCTTCATGATGAAAAAGACGGAATTCTAGGAATGCACCCAGAACATGATTATTTCAAAGCTATAGCATTGGCAAAGAAAGAAAATAAACCTGTTTTAATAGATTTCACAGGTTATGGTTGCGAAAACTGTAGAAAAATGGAAGAATTTGTATGGAGCGAACCTGATATTTTACCAACTTTACAAAACGAAGTCATTCTCGCTTCTCTTTATGTAGACGACAAAGAAGAATTGCCAGAAGCAGAACAAACCAAAGTAGATTTAGGAAACGGACAAATGAAACGCATTAAAACCATTGGTGATAAATGGAGTATGTTCCAACAAGTGAATTTTAATAATAATTCTCAACCACATTACGTTTTGGTAACTCCAGAAGGAAAAGTGATTAACACTCCTGTTTCTGGTTATATGCCGAAAGAAGATTTCAAAAAATTCTTAGAATGTGGAATCGAGTTTTATAAAAAACAGAAATAG
- a CDS encoding IS3 family transposase (programmed frameshift): MENREKTVEKRTQQDYTMAFKLGIVSRVEKGEFTYKQAQQHYGIQGRSTVLVWLRKYGNLDWSKPTIHTMLQSKETPAEKIKRLEKELADEKLKTKVLNMMIDISDKQYGTQIRKKFYAQTVRQLQEKGLSLSKICRLFGISRQAIYQQRQRLCVREKELEKVKQFVEEIRLEQPRIGTRKLYYLLKNKFKLEKIKIGRDALFNYLRRENLLIYPKKRYTRTTFSKHWLRKHPNLLKTTCLKRKEQVFVSDITYIKTKTNVCYLSLVTDAYSRKIMGYELSENMNAENVVKALKMAVKNRTTHLPLIHHSDRGLQYCSEVYQKVLVENKIKPSMTDGYDCYQNALAERINGILKQEFLIYKCKNIQDLKQMVKESIYIYNNKRPHLSLKMKTPETIHKKSGKSISSGLVF; the protein is encoded by the exons ATGGAAAATCGAGAGAAGACAGTAGAAAAGCGTACACAACAAGATTACACAATGGCTTTTAAATTAGGTATTGTAAGCCGTGTAGAAAAGGGCGAATTCACTTACAAACAGGCACAACAACATTACGGTATCCAAGGTAGAAGCACCGTTTTGGTTTGGCTCAGAAAATATGGTAATTTAGATTGGAGCAAACCCACCATTCATACCATGTTACAATCCAAAGAAACACCCGCCGAAAAGATTAAAAGATTAGAGAAAGAATTAGCTGATGAGAAACTGAAAACCAAAGTTCTCAATATGATGATTGATATCTCCGACAAGCAATACGGCACACAGATCCGAAAAAAGT TTTACGCCCAAACAGTCAGACAACTCCAAGAAAAAGGATTGAGTTTATCCAAAATCTGCAGATTGTTTGGGATAAGCAGACAAGCCATTTACCAGCAGCGCCAAAGATTATGTGTTCGGGAAAAAGAATTGGAGAAAGTTAAACAATTCGTTGAGGAGATTCGTTTAGAACAGCCCAGAATAGGAACAAGAAAACTTTATTATTTGCTTAAAAATAAGTTCAAGCTTGAAAAGATAAAAATAGGCAGAGATGCGCTGTTCAATTATTTACGAAGAGAAAACCTGCTTATTTATCCTAAGAAAAGATATACAAGAACAACTTTCTCCAAACACTGGCTCAGAAAACACCCCAACCTTTTGAAAACGACTTGCCTAAAAAGAAAAGAACAGGTATTTGTAAGCGATATCACTTATATAAAAACCAAAACGAATGTCTGTTATTTATCTTTGGTTACGGATGCTTACAGCAGAAAAATAATGGGTTACGAATTAAGTGAAAATATGAATGCTGAAAATGTAGTCAAAGCTCTGAAAATGGCCGTTAAAAACAGAACAACACATCTTCCGCTTATTCATCACTCAGACAGGGGATTGCAATATTGCTCAGAAGTGTATCAGAAAGTACTTGTTGAAAACAAAATAAAACCCTCAATGACAGATGGCTATGATTGTTATCAAAATGCTTTGGCAGAAAGAATAAACGGAATATTGAAGCAGGAATTTTTAATTTATAAATGCAAAAACATTCAGGATTTAAAACAAATGGTTAAAGAAAGTATTTATATTTACAACAACAAAAGACCACATCTTAGTCTGAAGATGAAAACCCCGGAAACAATCCACAAAAAATCCGGAAAATCAATATCTTCCGGATTGGTATTTTAA